In the Tenuifilum sp. 4138str genome, AAAACGTTGCCTTCGCAGTCGGTTATTGCAATTGTGCTCATATCTTCATCTTTATTCTATCTATTCCATTTTGAAAAGTGATAATTTTGGGTTGTATTTAATATCGTTGCATTTGGAACTTTAAGCTATTGCAATAGGTAAAGTATTACTAAAGTAATGCAATTTATAAAAAACATTTGTTTACATCAATGGATTAAACGTTAGTTTTTTTTAATACAGCAATACCGCCCTGTTACAACTGGTTCCCTCCCATTCCGAATAATTCCGAATAATTCCGGTTCATTCCACCCCATTCCTCTAACTTCCTCTAACTTCCTCTAACTTCCTCTAACTTCTTCTAACTCCTTTTACATCTTAATAATCTTTCCCACCTCCCTCGCCTGAAATCGTTTTAAAATTCCTACCTTTGCGGTAAGAGTAAAAAAAATGTAACTATGACACTTGAAGAGTTCCGTAAGGATATACTGCAGGGGATTCCCGATGAGCTTCCAGCACCCAAGCCATGGGATCCCTCGGTTAACCATGCGCCTAAGCGCAAAAAGATTCTTACCCTTGAGGAGAAGAAGCTAGCGGTTAAGAATGCCCTTAGGTATTTTCCGACAAAGCATCATGCTGTTCTGGCCGAGGAGTTTGCCCGTGAGCTGGAGGAGTACGGTCGAATCTACATGTACCGTTTCCGGCCCGATTATAAGATTTATGCGCGATCCATTAACGATTTCCCGCATAAATCGGTTCAGGCTGCATCTATCATGCTAATGCTAAGTAATAACCTGGATTATGCTGTGGCGCAGCATCCGCATGAGCTTATAACCTACGGCGGGAATGGGGCGGTGTTCCAGAACTGGGCGCAGTACCGCTTAACCATGAAGTACCTGGCCGAGATGACCGATGAGCAAACCCTTGTTCTTTACTCAGGCCACCCCATGGGGCTTTTCCCATCGCACCCGGATGCACCCCGCGTGGTGGTTACCAATGGAATGATGATTCCCAACTACTCCAGTAAGGACGACTGGGAGCGTTACAACGCACTTGGCGTGACCCAATACGGGCAGATGACAGCGGGTTCATTCATGTACATTGGCCCTCAAGGGATTGTGCATGGAACAACCATTACCGTGATGAACGCTGGTCGTAAGCAGATGAAACCGGGCGAAACCGATTTGCGGGGTAAAATATTTGTATCATCAGGTCTTGGTGGAATGTCGGGTGCTCAGCCCAAGGCTACCGTGGTTGCAGGAATGGTTGGCGTTATTGCCGAGATTAACCCCAAGGCTGTTGAGGTTCGCCATGGACAAAAGTGGGTGGATGAGGTTTACTCCAGCCTTGACGAGCTAATTCCCAGAATTCGTGAGGCCTCTGCCAACAAGGAAGCGGTATCGCTGGCCTACCATGGGAATATTGTTGACCTTTGGGAACGGTTGGTTGAGGAGAATATCCATGTTGATTTGGGGAGCGACCAAACCTCACTCCATAACCCATTTTCTGGAGGGTACTACCCTGTAGGCCTTAGCTTTGAGGAGGCTAACAGGATGATGGCTGAACAGCCAGAACTTTTCAAGGAAAAGGTTTACGAGAGTCTTCGCAGGCATGTAAATGCTATTAATAAGATGACAGAGCGTGGCATGTACTTTTTC is a window encoding:
- a CDS encoding urocanate hydratase; the protein is MTLEEFRKDILQGIPDELPAPKPWDPSVNHAPKRKKILTLEEKKLAVKNALRYFPTKHHAVLAEEFARELEEYGRIYMYRFRPDYKIYARSINDFPHKSVQAASIMLMLSNNLDYAVAQHPHELITYGGNGAVFQNWAQYRLTMKYLAEMTDEQTLVLYSGHPMGLFPSHPDAPRVVVTNGMMIPNYSSKDDWERYNALGVTQYGQMTAGSFMYIGPQGIVHGTTITVMNAGRKQMKPGETDLRGKIFVSSGLGGMSGAQPKATVVAGMVGVIAEINPKAVEVRHGQKWVDEVYSSLDELIPRIREASANKEAVSLAYHGNIVDLWERLVEENIHVDLGSDQTSLHNPFSGGYYPVGLSFEEANRMMAEQPELFKEKVYESLRRHVNAINKMTERGMYFFDYGNAFLLESSRAGADILKPNGDFRYPSYVQDIMGPMFFDYGFGPFRWVCTSSDPKDLATTDAIALEVLEEIAKNAPAEIMGQLQDNIHWIREAGKNNLVVGSQARILYADAEGRIKIAAAFNKAIRDGRISAPVVLGRDHHDVSGTDSPYRETSNIYDGSRFTADMAIHNVIGDAFRGATWVSIHNGGGVGWGEVINGGFGLTLDGSDAADRRLHMMLHWDVNNGIARRSWARNSGAMFAIKREMERTPLLKVTLPNIADDSLIDKVVKG